A stretch of DNA from Cryptomeria japonica chromosome 4, Sugi_1.0, whole genome shotgun sequence:
CTCTCACTCATATATCTATCATCCTTCCTCATTTTGACCCCCTCTCTACATATATATATCTTGCCATCTTTACTTCTCTCTATTTGTCCATATTTTTGTATCTCTCTATTGTTACCgctctctctatatctccttatatctctatctctcaatgACTCTATCTCATCATATATCTATCATCCCTCCCTCTTCCCTCACATTCCCTCTTCCTCTATACTTCTCAatatcttcctctctatcactcttTATATCTCTCTATTCACTTCTCCATTAAGGCTTTTGTTGCATTAAAAATATCATTTGCTAAATATCCTATAAATTGATCTGATGTATTACACAAATTATGTATTAAAAAAAAGACCATGATTTCCTAGGTATTTGACCTTCCATGCCTCTTTGACAGACAAATATTGGTAATCACATCATTCAAGGCCTTCACCTTTGACAAATATGTTTAAGTCTGATGTCATTTCTTATGTTTTAAACTAAGCATGCATGTATCTGGAGTCCAATACCTCATCTATATGGAGTGATTCTTTAGCAATATATAATACACGGTATTTTCTTAGGAGACtgtttttttccattttcttcctcAGCCAGTAATGTTCAAATAAAATTCAGTATCATTCTTAAGTAATACTCAAATAAAATTAAGTATAATTCTTAAGCAGTTCACTCAGGTAAAACTTGGTATGATGATGAGCTATGATATCTTTGACTTGAGATACATTTTGTCAATTCTCTTGGTTGTTAATTATTATACGTAAAGGCGGAAAAATTCCCATGTTAAATTCCACCGAAATCATTGTTATGAGCATGATTCAGGTTTCAGGCAGGATTAATACCTGTGATTTGCGAAGATTCTCATGAGTCATTCTCTTATTAAATAAATTAGgacttttaaaaaattgaattgagaCGCCTGTATCATTCAATCGTAATCAACATATCCATCAAATATTTTTTGATTGCTAACtgaaatgtaaaaatatatataaaattgaaaaGATGATTAATTTGATAATAAAGGAAAGTGTAGTAAAAGTTGTGGGAGTACTCAAAAACCGTATAGAGCAACGAATATAGCTAATATCAATCAAAAATGATTCATTACTATAATATAAAACTATATATAACATTACAATATGATAATATTTAGAGAAACCGTTGCGTCTGTAGCTCACCGATACCAACATCTCTGAGTAAAGAATTCATGTCTTCCATCGTCTTTCTCATCGGAGCAACCAGCATATAATAATACTACTACGGATGACTAGAATCTAAACCGCCCATCCTTTTAATTATATTTTCCACAGATTCGCTATCCGCAACAAAAAAATGAAATAGTTAATTAGTCAAGCAACCTAGCTAGGGCCTGTACAATTCTACGTATATGCAAGAGATGGAATTGTAAAGTCGGTAAAAATAGAATTGTGAACTTACAAAATATCTAATGAGTAGGATAAGGTGGAGGAGACTTATGCATCAGAGGAGGATTGTAGTGTCCATGCTTTGGTGGGGGCTTTATTACTAGCTTGGGAGGAGATTTCTTCAAGGGAGGATGAGGCTTTTCATGGGAGGAAGATGTGGAGTTCTCATTGATGTTATGAGGAGGCACCTTTCCATGCACTGGTGGGGGCTTGGGAATGACAGGTGGTTTGACGTTGGGAAGGGGAGGAGATTGATGAGCACCAGCAGCAAAAGAGAAGTGACCATCTTTCATAAGAGGTTTCTTTTCAAAAGGAGGATTGTGAAGGGGTGGTGGCTTTGAAACAAATGGAGAAGGGTGGTGTGGTTGTGGTTGTGGCTTTGGAAATGTTGGAGGGTGAGCATCTTTCATGGGAGGTTTTCTTTCAGATAGGGGCTTGTGAAGGGGAGGTGGCTTTGGAATAAAAGGAGCAGGGTGGTGTGGTTGTGGTTGTGGCTTTGGCTTTGGAAGTGTTGGAGGGTGAACATCTTTCATGGGAGTTTTCCCTTCAAATGGGGGCTTATGAAGTGGTGGAAGCTTCGGAACAAAGGGAGAAGGATAATGTGGTTGTGGTTTGTGAAGTGGCGGTGGAAGCGTAGGAGGGCGAAGTTCTGGGGGAGGCTTTTCATTGTGGTGGGAAGGAGGGAATGGACCCTCGGATAAAGACACTGAGACACATGCAAAGAATATGATAGataagagaaaatgatgaagagcgAAAGCCATTGTTGCTATCTATTCAAAAGAGAAACTTGTGGGATGAAATGGTAGAAGGATGAAGAGTATTTATACACACCCAGGGGATGGCAGATGCTGTAGAATGCTCCATTTCACACATGATACATGATACTGCATATTTTGTAACTTTTGGCGTCAGCAAATAAATAAATTAGTGTACATCTTTGGACGTGTCGAGAATGATACGAAAGGCAAGACTTGTTGGTCGAAGAGGGTCCACCTACTTGACTGGTTTTCAGAGGCGCAAGAAAATTGAGTGTGCATCGTACTAGCTTTACTAGATATACCAATATTGCAACTTATACAAGTTGAAATTACATTAAGCttaaagagaaggaaaaagataACGGAGAAGGCGTATAAAGAATTTAGAAATGTGAATGCAAAGGAGCTGGAGGCGCCTACAACGGGGTTCAGAAACATTGTCCTATAAAGTTAATTCTAACACACGGACATTGTCCCAAAATGTTTCTGCACAGACATTCGACCATGTACACAGCTTGCCATCCCTTTATATGTGAAAAAGTACTACATAATTTCACAGACAAAAATCCACTCCTGGCTATAATTTCGAAAAGATAGTGTGACTAGGGATGTTTTTGAGAGAGCTTTTGAGAAGTAAGTGGGGATGTTGGAAACTTCTGAAGTAAGGAATTTCACTTGAAGTAACGGTACACCTAAATAAATTGAAGTGTTTTGGCTTtggtaaaaaaaaatttagataagaCTTATATTCTTCTCCAACAGCATGTTAGCTGGTCTCTTATGTTTGACCTTATAATTTTCTTATGTCTTGCCTTCAGTATTTTTATCAAAACTGATATTTTGATTGAAGCACCAACACATCtagaattatttattttatttattgaaaaagttattttattttatttatataaaagtTTTGTCTATATAAATATGGGAAAGGGTTGGGATTTATTGCATAGCAGTCATCAAgattaatttatataaaaaaaaaattataattttaaattttaattatattttgattatATCTTAGTTTTCATGTAAATAGTTATAATATGGCAGTCCATGTTTTGTTCTTATTGTAGAATGCCTCTCAATGTAATCAGTTGATAAAAATTTTAAGTGGAATTTATAGTTATGAGATAGACCATTTAAGAGAGAGCATCCAATGGTTGAGATTTTTCCAATGGTTgttgtaataattttttatttaatgccCATTATTTATTCCAAAGACATTTCTTATTTTAAAAAGACAACCCATTTTTTTCATCTAGCAGCAAGGAACGCTGAAGAAGAGAAGCAAGATGATCAAAACAATCTAATACCTTCATACTTTCATTGATTTCTTTTCATCATGTTACATGTCATCGGTTCGTATCCGTTTGTGTTTCTTTGATAGTATGTGATTGTCCAATACTTGAGTAAAACACTATACTTGTTCCATTTTCTTAAAATGTGTTACCCAAAATTGATGGCTTGACCAACCAAGGAAATGATCAACGATTGAGAATACTCCATTAAAATTATGTCATGCGTTCATTTTTCTTGCCAAATATTTATATATGATCATTTATCGCCCATTTATGTAGTAGCACATATTTACACTGAAGGCGTTAATTATTTGAGAAGAACCAACTGACTTTTGAACTCAAAGGACCATATGTACAAAGGAGTGTGCAAGACGATTACATCATTCACAACCATCAATTTTCcatttacattttattttattttgtcgtTTTCAGTCTACCAATTTCTATTCACAAAGCAATGAGTTTGAAGATTCCACAATAAGTATTTTATGTCAGGAAATTTTTTACCCATGCCCTTTTTGCACTAGGAACCTCCCATTTACCAAATTTTTTAGCCATTACTATTGAAAAGTGAACAAATTATAACTATTGAAAAATGAATGATTATGTTTAAGCTTTGTTGAGTAAAAGCATAAAAAatctaattttattattttaaagagTAGGTCAAGTTTCTATAAAAATTTGTCACCTTGCTTCTTATCAAATagattaatataattttaaattgattaatatgaataataataatatggTCATCTATTTTAATTTAAATCTATCATTAAAAGGGAGAGACATTAAAATAAATTGATAATGTGTCTCTTAAATTATTGTGGGGAAATTATTTTTAATAGAGaaaacaatcaaattaaaaataaaaattattgtttacTTTAGAAAGAGCTTCAAgtctatttattttcttttttactAGCTCAAATTGTCCCAAAAGTGAACAGATGGAAGGTTCATGCTTATTGAACCCCTCATAGAGTTCATTCACTTTGGTTGCAAAGAGGGTAAATTCCTCCTTGATTAGAGCACTTCAACAAGAAGAATTAGGGGATTCATATGGGGATAAGGGGAGGAAAGGGTCGCTCCATTGCTCACTAAGTTATTAGGGGTCCAATTAGACCCAATGGATAATGAAGAAGTGGTATCCTCCAAAACTTCTTcaacaaaaatcaatttttttatgaaaaattcacCAACAAGGAAACCTAGAGGGATTTTGATTTAGCAAGGTGAGAAGGGTCAACCCAAGTGGGAATCTTAAGGGGCTTATGAGAAACATTCGCACCATCCAGACTAATCGGTAACTCTACACAAAGGCCTATCTGATAGGGAGATTCTCACAAAAGAGTGGCAATTTGGTTTGTAGGTGAATAAGAGATATTATTGTGGGTTTTCATGTTTGTTTACACCCTTCTCTCCTCTTCAATTAATTCAAACACCTAAACTCTTTTGGAAAACTCTCTACCAACTAGGTTGCTCCATTTAGTCAAGATCAAGGCTAGAACTCACGAGAGTAAGTTCAACCATCAAGTTGTCAAATTCTTTAACCTTCACTTGCAGGGGACTAGGAGGAGTCTGAGATGGTTTAACAACTCCTACCATGTGGTCTTGTAGCTTTTTTCCCTTCATTTCTTCATCACTTTCATAAGTTCCTATTTTATGGCctagtagccctatgagccccttttagccaTACTTCATGGTTTCTGCTCATTTGCACAAAAAACTTCCAAATGACCTCCTAATAGATTTTGTgatctggatacccatttggacattATTTAAGATTCAAGAGGTTAGATGGTCTGATACGTCCGTACATGTGCGACCCCCAAaatggcacttttcaagggtttaagGTCTATGAGATTTGTCCAATAGGGTTTACTGATCTCCACACTCTGTCACACCTCCATAATCACACCGAGACTTTGCTAGACAACCACCTTCCATTCCAATCACTCAGCTTGATCACATTTGATCATCCCTCCAAGCAATAA
This window harbors:
- the LOC131047716 gene encoding early nodulin-75-like: MAFALHHFLLSIIFFACVSVSLSEGPFPPSHHNEKPPPELRPPTLPPPLHKPQPHYPSPFVPKLPPLHKPPFEGKTPMKDVHPPTLPKPKPQPQPHHPAPFIPKPPPLHKPLSERKPPMKDAHPPTFPKPQPQPHHPSPFVSKPPPLHNPPFEKKPLMKDGHFSFAAGAHQSPPLPNVKPPVIPKPPPVHGKVPPHNINENSTSSSHEKPHPPLKKSPPKLVIKPPPKHGHYNPPLMHKSPPPYPTH